One segment of Anatilimnocola aggregata DNA contains the following:
- the glgX gene encoding glycogen debranching protein GlgX, with amino-acid sequence MSKSIAHAPGSTWPLGATVQHKGVNFCLFSRQATAVELLLFDDVDDVTPRHILPLDPVTQRAYYYWHCFVPRLKSSQLYAYRVQGPDLPDRGLRFDPHKVLLDPYGKGVVVPADYSRGAATQSGQCPTPSMKSVVVDPSKYDWEDDRPLRRPAAQTIIYEMHVRGFTRNPNSGIAADVLGTYAGLIKKIPYLKQLGITAVELLPVFHFDAQDCPPGKTNYWGYAPLSFFAPHPAYSSRHDPLGPIDEFRDMVKALHRANIEVILDVVFNHTAEGNECGPTLSFRGIDNPTYYMLEHGGRHYANYTGCGNTLNANQPIVRRMIVDSLRYWVEEMHVDGFRFDLASILTRDPLGQPLPNAPVLWDIESEPALAGTKLLAEAWDAAGLYQVGSFVGDAWKEWNGRFRDDVRDFFRGEPGAVRSVADRIVGSPEVYGHKEREAEQSINFVTCHDGFTLNDLVSYNDKHNEANGEHNRDGANDNRSWNCGVEGPTADATIERHRNRQVKNFLAVNMLSLGVPMILMGDEIRQTQHGNNNAYCQDNELSWLDWSLLDKHADVHRFFSLLCARRSLRSVEHEQKRLSVNAMLREATKSWHGVKLHQPDWSDASRSIALSGELRQEGLQFYLILNAYWESLEFELPVLEKSVWRRWIDTGLDSPLDICPWQESPAHLGGSYSAASRSVVMLFAYNSESDAV; translated from the coding sequence ATGAGCAAGTCAATAGCGCATGCACCCGGAAGCACTTGGCCGCTTGGAGCAACAGTTCAACACAAAGGAGTCAATTTTTGTCTTTTTTCACGACAGGCTACGGCGGTCGAGCTGTTACTTTTTGATGATGTTGACGATGTAACTCCGCGTCACATTCTGCCTCTCGATCCGGTTACTCAGCGAGCGTATTACTACTGGCACTGCTTCGTGCCGCGGCTGAAATCTAGTCAGCTCTATGCCTACCGAGTTCAGGGCCCCGACTTGCCTGACCGCGGCCTGCGATTTGATCCGCATAAGGTGCTACTCGATCCTTACGGTAAAGGGGTGGTCGTTCCCGCTGACTATTCCCGCGGCGCTGCGACTCAATCTGGCCAATGTCCCACCCCCTCGATGAAGAGTGTTGTCGTCGACCCCAGCAAGTACGACTGGGAAGATGACCGCCCACTACGGCGCCCTGCCGCGCAAACAATCATTTATGAAATGCACGTGCGTGGATTCACCCGCAATCCAAATTCCGGAATTGCGGCAGATGTGCTGGGCACATATGCCGGTTTAATCAAAAAGATTCCGTACTTGAAGCAACTGGGAATCACGGCCGTCGAGCTACTTCCTGTCTTTCACTTCGATGCTCAAGATTGCCCGCCAGGCAAGACCAACTACTGGGGCTATGCGCCACTCTCGTTCTTTGCGCCGCATCCAGCCTATAGCTCGCGACACGATCCGCTTGGACCCATTGATGAATTTCGCGACATGGTCAAAGCGCTGCATCGAGCGAATATCGAAGTAATTCTCGATGTTGTGTTCAACCATACAGCAGAAGGAAACGAATGCGGCCCGACGCTTAGTTTTCGCGGTATCGATAACCCGACCTATTACATGCTGGAACACGGCGGCAGGCATTACGCCAACTACACGGGCTGCGGCAACACGCTCAACGCAAATCAGCCGATTGTCCGTCGGATGATCGTTGACAGCCTACGGTACTGGGTCGAGGAAATGCACGTCGATGGTTTTCGCTTCGATCTGGCCTCCATTCTCACGCGCGATCCGCTGGGCCAGCCTTTGCCTAATGCACCGGTCCTGTGGGACATCGAATCCGAGCCGGCGCTGGCTGGCACCAAGTTGCTGGCGGAAGCTTGGGATGCTGCCGGGTTGTATCAAGTAGGCAGCTTTGTCGGTGATGCGTGGAAAGAATGGAACGGCCGTTTTCGCGATGATGTGCGGGACTTTTTTCGTGGGGAACCAGGGGCGGTCCGCTCGGTCGCCGATCGGATTGTGGGCAGTCCCGAGGTTTACGGGCACAAGGAGCGAGAAGCCGAGCAGAGCATCAATTTTGTCACCTGCCACGATGGTTTCACGCTCAATGACCTGGTGTCCTACAACGACAAACACAATGAGGCCAATGGCGAGCACAATCGCGATGGTGCAAATGACAATCGCAGTTGGAACTGTGGCGTCGAAGGACCGACGGCAGATGCCACAATCGAACGGCATCGCAATCGGCAGGTGAAAAATTTTCTTGCCGTAAACATGCTCTCACTAGGTGTACCGATGATCCTCATGGGAGACGAGATAAGGCAAACGCAGCACGGCAACAACAATGCGTATTGCCAGGACAATGAACTCAGTTGGCTGGACTGGTCGCTGCTCGACAAGCACGCCGATGTGCATCGTTTTTTCAGTTTACTTTGTGCAAGGCGCTCCCTGCGAAGTGTCGAGCATGAGCAAAAACGCCTGAGTGTCAACGCGATGCTGCGCGAAGCCACCAAGTCCTGGCATGGCGTCAAGTTGCATCAGCCCGACTGGAGCGATGCTTCGCGAAGCATCGCTCTCAGTGGCGAACTTCGGCAGGAAGGCTTGCAGTTCTATCTCATCTTGAATGCTTATTGGGAGTCGCTGGAGTTCGAGTTGCCCGTTCTGGAAAAGTCGGTGTGGCGACGCTGGATCGACACGGGCCTCGATTCTCCACTCGACATTTGTCCGTGGCAGGAATCTCCGGCGCATTTAGGGGGCTCCTATTCGGCAGCCTCTCGTTCCGTCGTCATGCTGTTTGCGTACAACTCTGAATCGGATGCGGTCTGA
- a CDS encoding SulP family inorganic anion transporter, translating into MNVRNLLPITDWLPRYDRAWISADLIAGITLAAYAIPVSLAYAALAGLPPQMGLYCYLAGGIGYLVFGSSRHVAIGPTSAISLLLGVSLLELDPSDQQKLAVLASLTAVAMACVFSVAWLLRLSVLVNFISESILTGFKAGAALVIAATQLPKLLGVKGGGDDFFERVWILIQQADATHWLTLAVGVCAIAFLLAGERLLPRRPIALFVVLVSIVAVWFWQLDQRGVKIVGFIPAGLPSFQWRAFDVSQLTLLEGKQIVRLASACFLLSYIESVSAARTFALKHKYDVNPRQELLGLGAASLLAGLFQGYPIAGGLSQSAVNERAGARTQLSLLFASLSIGIVLVFLTAFFRTLPDAVLAAVVLVAVKGLINVPELLHLWRTSRLDFAAASVAFSGVLLMGVLDGVLVAVLASILMLLGRVSRPYIAFLGRIPGTPRFSDLARHSKNEPIQGAIVFRVQSSLLYFNVDHVLEVVRQRAQSTEGLQRVICDLSNVPYVDIAGARMLLRMYDEFDSRGVIFRVVEAHGPVREMLRAEGLEAKSGPITRLESLADLLSEKRPAS; encoded by the coding sequence ATGAATGTCCGCAACCTCCTGCCGATCACCGACTGGCTACCACGGTACGACCGTGCGTGGATCAGTGCCGATCTTATCGCGGGGATCACTCTGGCCGCTTATGCAATTCCGGTGTCGCTAGCTTATGCCGCCCTGGCCGGGTTGCCGCCACAGATGGGCCTATATTGTTATCTGGCGGGTGGAATAGGTTATCTGGTGTTTGGATCGTCGCGACATGTTGCGATCGGTCCTACGTCGGCGATCTCTTTACTTCTGGGCGTATCACTGCTGGAACTCGACCCGAGTGATCAGCAGAAATTGGCCGTGTTGGCATCGCTCACGGCCGTTGCGATGGCCTGCGTGTTCTCAGTCGCTTGGCTATTGCGCCTCAGTGTGCTCGTAAATTTCATATCCGAGAGCATTCTCACAGGATTCAAGGCCGGTGCTGCGCTGGTGATTGCCGCCACACAACTGCCAAAGCTACTCGGCGTAAAGGGTGGTGGAGACGATTTCTTCGAGCGGGTCTGGATACTGATTCAGCAGGCAGACGCTACTCATTGGTTGACGCTGGCAGTAGGAGTTTGCGCGATTGCCTTTTTACTCGCCGGGGAACGACTCTTGCCGAGGCGACCGATTGCGCTCTTTGTCGTACTCGTCTCCATCGTGGCGGTTTGGTTCTGGCAACTCGATCAGCGCGGTGTAAAGATTGTGGGATTTATACCCGCGGGACTTCCTTCGTTTCAGTGGCGAGCGTTCGATGTTTCGCAGTTGACGCTGCTTGAAGGCAAGCAAATTGTCCGCCTGGCCTCGGCTTGCTTTCTGCTTTCGTATATCGAAAGCGTCTCGGCGGCGAGGACATTTGCCCTCAAGCATAAATACGATGTGAACCCTCGTCAGGAGCTGCTGGGTCTGGGCGCGGCGAGTCTGTTGGCAGGACTGTTTCAAGGCTATCCGATTGCTGGTGGCCTGTCGCAATCGGCGGTCAATGAGCGTGCTGGTGCAAGAACGCAGTTGTCTCTGCTCTTCGCCTCACTGTCGATTGGCATCGTGCTGGTTTTTCTGACGGCGTTTTTTCGGACACTACCCGATGCAGTGCTGGCCGCAGTCGTACTCGTCGCAGTCAAGGGACTTATCAACGTACCGGAGTTGCTGCACCTTTGGCGGACGAGCCGGCTGGATTTTGCAGCCGCAAGTGTTGCCTTTAGCGGCGTCCTGCTGATGGGCGTATTGGATGGTGTGCTGGTCGCCGTGCTCGCCTCCATTCTGATGTTGCTGGGAAGAGTCTCGCGGCCATACATTGCATTTCTCGGCAGAATTCCGGGTACGCCCCGCTTCTCCGACTTGGCTCGTCACTCGAAGAACGAACCAATTCAAGGCGCGATTGTGTTCCGCGTTCAATCGTCTTTGCTGTACTTCAACGTCGACCATGTATTAGAGGTGGTGCGTCAGCGGGCCCAATCGACCGAAGGGTTGCAGCGGGTCATTTGCGACCTGTCAAATGTCCCGTATGTCGACATCGCCGGCGCTCGCATGCTGCTCCGCATGTACGATGAATTTGACTCCCGCGGTGTGATCTTTCGAGTGGTAGAGGCCCATGGCCCAGTGAGGGAAATGCTCCGGGCCGAGGGTTTAGAAGCGAAGAGCGGACCGATTACCCGATTGGAGTCGCTTGCAGATTTGCTCTCGGAGAAGAGGCCTGCCAGCTAA
- a CDS encoding 6-phosphofructokinase → MSKIGIVTGGGDCPGLNAVIRAVAKAAHRRGWEAVGIVGGYEGLLAPQKTKALVGDTLNGLLVRGGTILGTANQGKFSAKVGHGKLRQLPTDLLEETKRGCEQLGLIGLVSIGGDGSLSIAQQMFEYGIPVVGVPKTIDNDLAATTMTFGFDSAVACATDALDRLHSTAESHQRVMVLEVMGRYAGWIGIYAGIAGGADVILIPEIRFSYGSICAKVKEREARGKMFSIVVVAEGAREAGTDFVTSGSSSEPREARLGGIGAQVTAQIQERTGKETRCVVLGHLQRGGSPTNMDRALCSIFGAKAVDLIAEKKFGQMVSYTGTGVTSVSLAEATRELRTVPLDGGFVTAARSLGICLGD, encoded by the coding sequence ATGTCCAAAATTGGAATCGTCACCGGGGGCGGAGATTGCCCAGGATTGAACGCTGTCATCAGGGCCGTAGCCAAAGCCGCTCATCGTCGCGGCTGGGAGGCTGTCGGCATCGTGGGTGGTTACGAAGGGTTGCTGGCTCCACAGAAGACGAAAGCGCTCGTCGGAGATACACTCAATGGTTTGCTGGTTCGTGGTGGGACCATTCTGGGCACTGCGAACCAAGGGAAGTTTTCGGCAAAGGTCGGTCATGGCAAGCTGCGGCAATTACCAACCGACTTGCTTGAGGAAACCAAACGTGGATGCGAGCAACTGGGATTGATCGGGCTTGTTTCGATCGGAGGCGATGGTTCGCTGTCGATCGCTCAGCAGATGTTCGAGTATGGCATTCCCGTGGTTGGAGTCCCCAAGACCATCGACAACGATCTCGCTGCCACGACCATGACGTTCGGTTTTGACTCCGCTGTTGCCTGTGCGACGGATGCGCTTGATCGACTCCATAGCACGGCTGAAAGTCACCAGCGTGTAATGGTTCTGGAGGTGATGGGCAGGTATGCAGGCTGGATCGGCATCTACGCTGGCATCGCGGGTGGGGCCGATGTCATCCTAATTCCGGAAATACGTTTCAGCTACGGAAGCATCTGCGCGAAGGTCAAGGAACGCGAGGCTCGCGGCAAGATGTTTAGTATCGTGGTGGTTGCTGAAGGTGCTCGTGAGGCTGGCACCGACTTTGTCACGTCCGGCAGTTCATCAGAACCTCGCGAAGCGCGATTGGGCGGAATTGGCGCCCAAGTCACTGCTCAGATTCAAGAGCGCACTGGTAAGGAGACTCGCTGCGTCGTGCTTGGACATTTGCAACGGGGTGGCAGCCCGACCAATATGGACCGCGCACTGTGCTCGATCTTTGGCGCGAAGGCAGTCGACCTGATCGCAGAAAAGAAGTTCGGTCAAATGGTGTCCTATACAGGCACCGGTGTCACGAGTGTCTCATTAGCCGAGGCAACAAGGGAACTGCGAACCGTTCCCTTGGACGGTGGATTTGTCACTGCAGCCCGCTCACTCGGTATTTGCTTGGGAGACTAG
- a CDS encoding DUF4838 domain-containing protein, giving the protein MTLKQALLAALLLFASRPLLHAAETLLVDQGAPRAQIVIAAENRPRMATLAALELQRHIQAISGARLPIVTSPDASLPIKIYVGKSPATDKLGVTDKDLKYGAFRMVSGKDWLVLLGNDFNFVPPAYLARKRSDKEPELAWKKAVAEKTDMEWGFPFQSGVESQWIPPKFEATLAAYYGKDAADLWLTSGNTTRGFEYQDENGSLNAVCEFLRGLGVRWYMPGSLGEVVPERKTIELTAMNKTVFPDTHGRSWLWNNYAKFSFDDVLWARRIGINSPYQKLGFAGGAHGLTHVHSGEAMKKAHPEYYALLGGKRDIEHRGHGTPCFSSEGLFQETVNYCRFMFDVYQMPAVDLWPGDGLSHCGCEMCKEKPTPELVWGFTERVGRELYKTHPDKLITGGAYTSYNDTSDKVAKFTPNVAIKVSNSGRPKMNDPEHWADYTSRMDRWKAKVAPGNIFRFENNLYHLWGKEDGVRGAAISYPLLHPRAMAKDLKYLKGVALLGTGEVSQYRAKWQAMGLEHITLYIQSRFFWNADQDVNQVLDEYCTLFYGPAAKEMKQAIDFAESNLAYKDVSRGRGRGNPMNVSLNTALKFRDLLDKAKTAAGDTIYGQRIEAVISDLQPREQLIAKYQAKEQELAELRSKAPLAVGTVGANLSERPHYPLKANRGNIKGVPETTFQVGWDKNFLLLDIVCKEPDMKKIVVANDVVSGDYVAVSMETPNHTYYHLEVNPDGRLLEGAPSGDWKSLADVKADKGADFWRVQLRIPTVGEAEAEADPKHRVAGTMPTQEAPWFFNVGRLRLAGLEKPEQQAFSPTGGSWHIPAKFGKLEIK; this is encoded by the coding sequence ATGACCCTGAAACAAGCACTCCTCGCCGCCCTGCTTCTGTTCGCTTCCCGCCCATTACTTCACGCCGCCGAGACGCTACTCGTCGATCAGGGCGCACCGCGTGCCCAAATCGTGATTGCGGCAGAGAATCGCCCCCGAATGGCGACGCTGGCAGCTCTAGAACTGCAACGCCACATCCAGGCGATAAGCGGAGCGCGGCTACCGATCGTCACGAGCCCGGATGCGAGCCTGCCGATCAAAATCTATGTGGGCAAGAGCCCAGCCACAGACAAACTGGGAGTGACCGACAAGGATTTGAAATACGGTGCGTTTCGGATGGTTTCTGGGAAAGACTGGCTGGTGCTGCTGGGGAATGACTTCAACTTTGTTCCCCCCGCATATCTGGCCAGAAAGCGGAGCGACAAGGAGCCCGAACTGGCCTGGAAGAAAGCGGTCGCGGAAAAAACCGACATGGAGTGGGGATTTCCGTTTCAATCGGGCGTGGAAAGTCAGTGGATTCCCCCGAAGTTCGAAGCGACGCTAGCTGCGTATTACGGGAAGGATGCGGCCGATCTGTGGCTCACCAGCGGCAATACGACCCGCGGATTTGAATACCAGGATGAAAACGGATCGCTCAATGCGGTCTGCGAGTTTTTGCGCGGCCTGGGTGTCCGCTGGTATATGCCTGGCAGCTTGGGTGAGGTCGTGCCGGAACGAAAAACCATTGAGCTGACCGCGATGAACAAAACCGTCTTTCCCGATACTCACGGCCGGTCATGGCTGTGGAATAACTACGCGAAGTTTTCCTTCGACGATGTCCTCTGGGCACGAAGGATCGGGATCAACTCACCTTATCAGAAGCTCGGCTTTGCCGGCGGCGCTCACGGGCTGACGCATGTCCACAGCGGCGAAGCAATGAAGAAGGCCCATCCCGAATACTATGCACTCCTCGGCGGCAAGCGCGACATCGAGCACCGCGGCCACGGCACACCGTGCTTCTCGTCGGAGGGGCTTTTTCAGGAGACAGTAAACTACTGCCGGTTCATGTTCGACGTCTACCAGATGCCCGCAGTAGACCTTTGGCCGGGAGATGGCCTCTCCCACTGCGGCTGCGAAATGTGCAAGGAGAAGCCCACTCCCGAGTTGGTGTGGGGTTTCACCGAGCGAGTCGGTCGAGAACTCTACAAAACGCATCCCGACAAACTCATCACCGGCGGGGCCTACACTTCATATAACGATACTTCGGACAAGGTCGCAAAGTTCACGCCCAACGTGGCGATCAAGGTCTCCAATTCAGGCCGCCCGAAGATGAACGACCCGGAGCACTGGGCCGACTACACGAGTCGCATGGATCGCTGGAAAGCGAAAGTGGCGCCGGGCAACATTTTCCGATTCGAAAACAACCTCTATCACCTCTGGGGGAAAGAGGATGGCGTCCGTGGCGCGGCGATTTCCTATCCGCTGCTTCACCCGCGGGCGATGGCCAAGGATCTCAAGTATCTCAAGGGGGTCGCGCTCTTGGGAACCGGAGAGGTCAGCCAATATCGAGCAAAATGGCAAGCGATGGGTTTGGAACACATCACCCTCTACATTCAGTCTCGTTTTTTCTGGAATGCGGACCAAGACGTCAATCAAGTGCTCGATGAATACTGCACGCTTTTCTATGGCCCGGCCGCCAAGGAGATGAAGCAAGCGATTGACTTCGCTGAGAGTAACTTGGCCTACAAGGACGTCAGCCGCGGCAGAGGTAGAGGGAACCCGATGAATGTTTCCTTGAACACTGCGCTTAAGTTCAGGGACTTACTCGACAAGGCGAAGACGGCAGCCGGTGACACAATCTACGGACAACGGATCGAGGCGGTCATCTCAGACCTGCAGCCGAGGGAGCAGCTCATTGCCAAGTACCAGGCCAAGGAGCAAGAACTCGCTGAGTTGCGCAGTAAAGCGCCCCTTGCCGTCGGTACCGTAGGCGCAAACCTCTCCGAGAGGCCGCACTATCCGCTGAAGGCAAACCGGGGCAATATCAAAGGCGTTCCCGAAACCACATTCCAAGTGGGATGGGACAAAAACTTCTTACTGCTCGACATCGTCTGCAAGGAACCAGATATGAAGAAAATCGTCGTCGCCAATGATGTGGTCAGCGGCGACTATGTGGCAGTTTCCATGGAAACTCCGAATCACACTTACTACCACCTGGAGGTCAATCCGGACGGTCGACTGTTGGAAGGCGCCCCGTCGGGAGACTGGAAATCACTCGCCGACGTCAAAGCAGATAAAGGGGCCGACTTCTGGCGCGTGCAATTGCGCATTCCCACGGTGGGCGAAGCCGAGGCCGAGGCCGATCCCAAACACCGCGTCGCGGGAACCATGCCCACGCAAGAGGCCCCGTGGTTCTTCAACGTTGGGAGGCTGCGATTGGCCGGCCTTGAAAAACCGGAGCAGCAAGCTTTCTCCCCAACGGGTGGATCTTGGCACATCCCCGCGAAATTCGGGAAACTCGAAATCAAATGA
- a CDS encoding sialidase family protein: MTYNINQAIHVVLFSSLLLITAALGEDVPNPDVALDPATVIVNPWKNHIPQTKRQGVAGIERTAKGRLWVVYGRDVESTRNYQVLKKSDDDGQSWSDFKLMVLPQKNVRAMSPAIWIDPQQRLWLFWGQSFGLQDNRFGIFAIVTDEPDAENPKWSAPRRLGDGIMLNKPTVLKNGDWLLTSSIWKADDSIRVYASTDQGATFALRGSANVPDPATRGPDEPMIVERKDGTLWMMVRMQGLAETISRDGGKTWTPVERIAIKHCTSRFFLRRLQTGALLLVKHGPLDERAGREKLMAFLSDDDGKSWQGGLLLDEREHVTYPDGVQARDGTIYVVYDHNRTPDGEVLFAVFTEEDVRAGKVVSDKVRLRTLIDRLPQTNQPANQEANR; the protein is encoded by the coding sequence ATGACATACAACATCAACCAAGCGATTCATGTTGTCCTTTTCAGCTCGCTGCTCTTGATCACCGCCGCGCTGGGCGAGGATGTTCCGAATCCAGACGTCGCCCTCGACCCCGCCACGGTGATCGTCAACCCGTGGAAGAATCACATTCCGCAGACAAAACGGCAGGGAGTGGCGGGCATCGAGCGCACTGCTAAGGGTCGGCTCTGGGTCGTGTATGGCCGTGACGTTGAAAGTACGCGAAATTATCAAGTGCTCAAGAAGAGCGACGACGATGGGCAGTCGTGGTCCGACTTCAAGCTGATGGTGCTGCCGCAAAAGAACGTGCGGGCCATGTCGCCGGCTATCTGGATCGATCCGCAGCAGCGACTGTGGTTGTTCTGGGGACAGAGCTTCGGCCTGCAAGACAACCGCTTCGGCATTTTTGCGATCGTGACCGACGAACCGGATGCCGAGAACCCGAAGTGGTCTGCCCCGCGCCGCTTGGGCGACGGCATTATGCTGAACAAGCCGACCGTCCTCAAGAACGGCGACTGGCTCCTCACTTCGTCGATCTGGAAAGCCGACGACAGCATCCGCGTTTACGCTTCGACGGATCAGGGTGCGACCTTCGCGCTGCGCGGATCGGCCAATGTCCCTGATCCTGCGACGCGCGGTCCCGACGAACCGATGATTGTCGAACGCAAGGACGGCACGCTCTGGATGATGGTCCGCATGCAGGGTCTGGCCGAGACGATCTCGCGTGATGGGGGAAAAACTTGGACACCCGTCGAACGGATCGCGATCAAGCATTGCACCTCACGATTTTTTCTGCGGCGGTTGCAAACCGGCGCGCTGCTACTCGTGAAGCACGGCCCGCTCGATGAACGTGCCGGGCGCGAAAAGCTGATGGCTTTCCTTTCCGACGACGACGGAAAATCCTGGCAAGGCGGTCTGCTGCTCGATGAGCGCGAACATGTTACCTACCCCGATGGCGTTCAAGCACGAGACGGAACGATTTACGTCGTCTACGACCACAATCGTACTCCAGATGGTGAAGTGCTATTCGCCGTCTTTACTGAGGAAGACGTCCGTGCCGGGAAAGTGGTCTCCGACAAGGTAAGGCTGCGAACACTGATCGACCGACTGCCACAAACAAATCAACCGGCTAATCAAGAGGCAAATAGATGA
- a CDS encoding FadR/GntR family transcriptional regulator, which translates to MPAILEPQNKSATDVWLRVVDRAEELRLQPGDQLPSVRELASHLGLNPNVVRSAILCAQTNGAVRVVPRVGVYLETSPVNARFTVDETIPGVESTLRSGLSREHVNVLHVLEARRVIEVELIGLAAERRRLEDLLPARRLLDTMLQMPSETSRQEYVALDFRFHAELARLGGNDVLASMQRTLTDLLAGHFAGTPGSLDRRIDSERLHIEIYSAVVAGDALKARQAMHEHLSNVYQYLIGFIQHPPEPRAAKQP; encoded by the coding sequence ATGCCCGCGATCTTAGAGCCCCAAAATAAGTCTGCGACCGATGTCTGGCTGCGCGTGGTGGACCGCGCAGAGGAATTGCGACTCCAGCCCGGCGATCAATTGCCCAGCGTGCGTGAGCTCGCGAGCCACTTGGGACTTAATCCGAACGTCGTGCGGAGTGCGATCCTCTGTGCCCAAACCAATGGGGCAGTTCGGGTGGTTCCCCGCGTCGGTGTCTATTTGGAAACGTCGCCGGTCAACGCCCGCTTCACCGTCGACGAAACCATTCCCGGAGTCGAATCGACTCTGCGATCCGGCCTGAGCAGGGAACACGTCAATGTGCTGCACGTCCTCGAAGCGCGGCGCGTGATCGAAGTTGAACTGATCGGCCTGGCTGCCGAACGACGACGTTTGGAGGATCTGCTCCCTGCTCGACGGTTGCTCGATACCATGTTGCAAATGCCGAGTGAGACTTCGCGCCAAGAATACGTCGCGCTCGATTTTCGATTTCACGCTGAATTGGCGCGGCTTGGTGGCAACGACGTTCTGGCCTCGATGCAGCGAACGTTGACGGACCTGTTGGCGGGGCACTTTGCCGGAACTCCCGGCAGTCTCGATCGGCGGATCGACTCCGAGAGATTGCATATCGAGATCTACTCAGCCGTCGTTGCAGGCGACGCGCTCAAGGCACGGCAGGCAATGCACGAACATCTAAGCAACGTCTACCAATATCTGATCGGCTTCATTCAGCATCCCCCGGAGCCTCGCGCAGCAAAGCAACCCTAG
- the istA gene encoding IS21 family transposase — protein MLRDMHNWTEIRRLVLTEKKSKRAVCREFSLHWQTLEKILQHPEPPGYRQRLPRERPKLDPFLPIIHEILEQDKTAPRKQRHTTKRIFDRLRAEHGYTGGITVVGEVVREWRTTTAEVFLPLSHQPGEAQFDFGEAEVVLQGMPTKVAYCVMSLPYSDAFFVQVFPRECTETFQAGHQRAFEFFGGVPRRISYDNSRIAVARFVGKRGDTPTREFLRLQSHYLFEHHFCLVRRPMEKGHTENLIGFARRNFLVPVPRTGSLEVLNAELERQCCEDLERQLRGQPANKATLLAEEQAALLPLPKSGFEARRVEPAQANSLSLVRFDGNDYSVPTQYAHQKVTAIGGLEEVRLVVNDKLVAQHPRDWSKEQVHYNPLHYLALLERKPGGLDFAKPLENWGLPDCFDLLRRRLEADGGAHGRREFIKTLRLLETISLAALTAAIERALEIDVLAVDAIRLLVQQGLEEPTRWFRLDNHPHLQSHSIPPPNLLSYRELTCALTTGGVL, from the coding sequence ATGCTGCGAGATATGCATAACTGGACCGAAATCCGTCGTCTTGTCCTGACCGAGAAGAAATCCAAACGAGCGGTTTGCAGGGAATTTTCCCTTCACTGGCAGACCCTCGAAAAGATCCTGCAGCACCCTGAGCCGCCCGGTTATCGACAACGTCTGCCCCGGGAGCGGCCCAAACTCGATCCGTTCCTGCCGATCATCCACGAGATCCTGGAGCAGGACAAAACGGCGCCCCGCAAGCAGCGCCACACCACTAAACGGATCTTCGACCGCCTGCGTGCCGAGCATGGCTACACCGGCGGGATCACGGTGGTCGGCGAGGTCGTGCGGGAGTGGCGAACGACCACGGCGGAGGTGTTCTTACCCTTGTCGCATCAACCGGGCGAAGCCCAGTTCGACTTCGGCGAAGCGGAGGTGGTGCTGCAAGGCATGCCGACGAAAGTCGCGTACTGCGTCATGTCGTTGCCGTACAGCGACGCGTTCTTCGTGCAGGTCTTTCCTCGCGAATGCACCGAGACGTTTCAAGCGGGCCATCAGCGGGCCTTTGAGTTCTTCGGCGGCGTGCCCCGCCGGATCAGCTACGACAACAGCCGGATTGCTGTGGCCCGGTTCGTGGGGAAACGGGGTGACACGCCGACGCGTGAGTTCCTACGGCTGCAGAGTCATTATCTGTTTGAGCATCACTTCTGCCTGGTGCGACGGCCGATGGAGAAGGGGCATACGGAGAACCTCATCGGTTTCGCGCGGCGGAACTTCCTGGTGCCGGTACCACGGACCGGCAGCCTGGAAGTGCTGAATGCCGAACTCGAGCGGCAGTGCTGTGAAGATCTGGAACGCCAGTTACGCGGACAACCGGCGAACAAAGCCACGTTGTTGGCAGAGGAGCAGGCTGCGTTGTTGCCGCTGCCGAAGTCGGGCTTTGAAGCGCGGCGAGTCGAACCGGCCCAGGCCAACTCTCTTTCCTTGGTTCGCTTCGACGGCAACGATTACTCGGTGCCGACGCAGTATGCTCATCAGAAAGTGACCGCAATTGGCGGCCTGGAGGAAGTTCGGCTGGTCGTTAACGACAAGTTGGTTGCCCAGCATCCACGCGACTGGTCGAAGGAGCAGGTCCATTACAACCCGCTGCATTACCTGGCACTCTTGGAGCGGAAGCCAGGGGGCTTGGACTTCGCGAAACCCCTGGAAAACTGGGGCTTGCCGGACTGTTTCGATCTCCTCCGGCGGCGTCTGGAAGCAGATGGCGGCGCACACGGCCGCCGGGAGTTCATCAAAACCTTGCGGCTGCTGGAGACTATCTCGCTGGCTGCATTAACTGCGGCGATTGAGCGGGCACTGGAGATCGACGTTCTGGCCGTCGATGCGATTCGGCTGCTCGTGCAGCAGGGACTGGAAGAGCCGACGCGGTGGTTTCGGCTGGACAATCATCCGCATCTGCAGTCGCACTCGATCCCTCCTCCCAATCTCCTGTCTTACCGTGAACTGACCTGCGCGCTGACGACGGGAGGTGTGTTATGA